CGGCCACTGCACGAGCTTGACGTGCTGGCTCGTCACCGATTCCGCCATGCTCATGTTGACGGCCGCCACCACCACCGGCTCGGTGCCTTCGGGGGCGCCGGCCAGCGCCATCTGGCGCACCACCTGGTAGACGAGGAAGCTGGCGATGAGGCCCACGATCGTGGCGAACACCAGCACGATCATCAGTCGACGGTTCATGGGTGCAGGTTCCTCATTCGTACCGCATGGTTGCGGTCTGTGTGATGTTCATGGTCCCGAACATCGTGGATGTCATGAGCGGCACGACCGTCTGGAACTGCAGCGTGACCGTCGCCGACACGACTTGGTCCGGCGCACAGGGTGAGGTCGCGCAGGACACGCCGGCACCCGTCCAGTTGCCGGAGCCGAGCATCGCGTCGATCTTGGCATTGCCCGCGGTGCTCACCGAATCGGGCGCCGCGACCACGCCGGCGCGCACGCCTTCGCGCGCGGCGGCGGTGGCCAGGTTGAGGGTGAGCCAGGCCCGGCTCACCTCCACGATCGCGAACAGGACGAAGAGGAGCACCGGGAGCACGACGACGAACTCGAGCGTCGACGTGCCGCGACTATCGAAGAGCTTTCTCATAACCCTCACGAGAGAATCCTCAGGAGCTCGCCAGTCCGCTCAGTGTCCCCCCGATCGCGTTGATCGCGGTGGTCAGCTGGGTCTGGAGAGTGCCCGGATAGACTGCGATGCCGATCGCGACGATGAGAGCGCCGACCACGATCCACTCGAGGGTCTCGACCCCGCGCTCGTCGCTCACATACGACCAAACCGTCTTGAGCACGTTTGGCTCCTCCCTTTGAAGTCCCGACGCGGGCGCCTCCGAGCGATTCGGGGCGCCCGCGTCGCGGTCGCTCGTTACGAGC
Above is a window of Candidatus Methylomirabilota bacterium DNA encoding:
- a CDS encoding TadE/TadG family type IV pilus assembly protein; amino-acid sequence: MRKLFDSRGTSTLEFVVVLPVLLFVLFAIVEVSRAWLTLNLATAAAREGVRAGVVAAPDSVSTAGNAKIDAMLGSGNWTGAGVSCATSPCAPDQVVSATVTLQFQTVVPLMTSTMFGTMNITQTATMRYE